A region of Nostoc sp. 'Peltigera membranacea cyanobiont' N6 DNA encodes the following proteins:
- a CDS encoding family 2 encapsulin nanocompartment cargo protein terpene cyclase, translating to MQPFELPEFYMPWPARLNPNLETARVHSKAWAYQMGILGSQEEAESSPIWDERTFDAHDYALLCSYTHPDAPGAELDLVTDWYVWVFFFDDHFLEIYKRTQDMAGAKEYLNRLPAFMPVYPTDTPPVPTNPVERGLGDLWSRTAFTKSADWRRRFSESTKNLLEESLWELSNISQDRIANPIEYIEMRRKVGGAPWSADLVEHAVFVEIPDEIATTRPMRVLKDTFADGVHLRNDLFSYQREVEDEGENANCVLVFERFLNVSTQEAANLTNELLTSRLQQFDNTAITELLPLFEEYGLDPVARVNVLLYIKGLQDWQSGGHEWHMRSSRYMNKGGDNSSASTPLLGGPTGLGTSAARIGSLYSTLGLGRFKNFTHVPYQAVGPVTLPKFYMPFATSLNSHLDAARQHSKEWARQMGMLDSLPGIPEAVIWDDHKFDVADVALCGALIHPNASGAELNLTAGWLVWGTYADDYFPALYGHSRNMAGAKVFNARLLAFMPLDSSPIPLPTNPVERGLADLWSRTAGPMSQNARGQFRRAIADMTESWLWELANQIQNRIPDPIDYVEMRRKTFGSDLTMSLSRLAQGDEIPQEIYRTRSMRQLDNSAADFACLTNDIFSYQKEIEFEGELNNGVLVVQQFLNCDLPQAVEVVNNLMTSRARQFEHIVATELPALFDDFDLDASTREKLYGYVEKLQQWMCGVLKWHVTVDRYKEFELRNSSAEGRLLNGPTGLGTSAARIRSLIGAGGLSSVLDQVGSGSLVQDRYSIESDRFF from the coding sequence ATGCAACCCTTTGAACTGCCAGAATTTTACATGCCTTGGCCCGCGCGGCTCAACCCAAATCTAGAAACGGCACGAGTGCATTCCAAAGCGTGGGCCTACCAAATGGGGATACTTGGCTCACAAGAGGAAGCGGAAAGCTCTCCTATTTGGGACGAGCGGACATTCGATGCCCACGACTACGCCTTGCTTTGTTCCTATACTCATCCAGATGCACCAGGGGCGGAGCTTGACCTAGTGACCGATTGGTATGTTTGGGTGTTCTTCTTTGACGATCACTTCCTTGAAATCTATAAGCGCACCCAAGATATGGCTGGTGCGAAGGAGTATCTTAACCGACTACCAGCATTCATGCCAGTTTACCCCACCGACACCCCCCCAGTTCCCACCAACCCGGTGGAACGTGGTCTGGGCGACCTGTGGTCTCGTACCGCATTCACCAAGTCTGCGGACTGGCGGCGTAGGTTTTCCGAGAGTACCAAGAACCTTCTAGAAGAGTCTTTGTGGGAACTCTCCAATATCAGCCAAGATCGGATTGCTAACCCAATCGAATACATCGAGATGCGCCGCAAGGTTGGTGGCGCTCCGTGGTCAGCCGATCTCGTCGAACACGCTGTGTTTGTTGAGATTCCAGACGAAATCGCCACAACTCGACCGATGCGTGTACTGAAAGACACATTTGCTGATGGAGTGCATCTTCGTAACGACCTGTTCTCCTACCAGAGAGAAGTCGAAGATGAAGGCGAAAATGCCAACTGCGTGTTGGTCTTTGAGCGCTTCCTAAATGTGAGTACGCAGGAGGCAGCCAACCTCACCAATGAACTGCTAACCTCGCGGTTACAGCAGTTTGACAACACCGCCATTACAGAACTGCTGCCCCTCTTTGAAGAATACGGACTAGACCCGGTGGCTCGTGTGAACGTTCTGTTATACATCAAAGGACTACAGGATTGGCAGTCAGGCGGTCATGAGTGGCACATGCGATCGAGCCGCTACATGAACAAGGGAGGGGACAATTCTTCGGCATCCACCCCACTTCTTGGTGGGCCCACTGGGCTGGGCACATCGGCTGCACGGATTGGATCGTTATACAGCACCTTGGGTTTGGGAAGATTCAAGAACTTCACTCATGTTCCATACCAAGCTGTGGGTCCGGTAACGCTGCCGAAGTTTTACATGCCGTTCGCTACAAGTTTGAATTCCCATTTGGATGCCGCGCGGCAGCATTCCAAAGAATGGGCCCGCCAGATGGGGATGCTGGACTCACTACCTGGCATTCCTGAAGCCGTCATCTGGGATGACCACAAGTTCGATGTTGCCGACGTAGCCTTATGCGGGGCGTTGATCCATCCCAATGCATCCGGTGCTGAGTTGAATCTGACGGCGGGCTGGCTTGTCTGGGGAACTTATGCTGACGATTACTTCCCAGCACTCTACGGACACAGCCGCAATATGGCGGGTGCAAAAGTATTTAACGCTCGACTGTTGGCGTTTATGCCTCTTGATTCCAGCCCCATCCCCTTACCGACCAACCCAGTAGAACGTGGCTTGGCCGATCTGTGGTCTCGCACAGCTGGTCCCATGTCCCAAAACGCGCGGGGTCAGTTCCGCCGTGCGATCGCGGATATGACCGAAAGTTGGTTATGGGAACTCGCCAACCAAATCCAAAACCGGATTCCAGACCCAATTGATTATGTTGAGATGCGCCGTAAGACCTTTGGCTCGGATCTGACGATGAGCTTATCTCGACTAGCTCAGGGCGACGAGATCCCGCAGGAAATCTACCGGACGCGATCGATGCGCCAACTGGATAATTCAGCCGCCGACTTTGCCTGTTTGACCAACGATATCTTCTCTTACCAGAAAGAAATAGAATTCGAGGGCGAACTCAATAACGGCGTGTTGGTCGTTCAGCAATTCCTCAACTGCGATCTGCCGCAGGCTGTCGAGGTGGTTAACAATCTGATGACCTCTCGCGCTCGTCAGTTTGAACACATCGTTGCCACTGAACTGCCAGCCCTGTTCGACGATTTCGACTTGGACGCAAGTACCCGCGAGAAACTGTACGGATACGTCGAGAAACTACAGCAGTGGATGTGCGGTGTCCTCAAGTGGCAT